Genomic segment of Ruegeria sp. TM1040:
AAGGCGGCCAGAATCCAAGTGTTTTTGCCTTTGCCTTCCTTTGCCAACTGGTTGTTGCGGGCATGATGCGCCATGTCTTCAGCCTCTCTGGGATTGAAACACTCGGTGCAGGGCTTCTCGCTGGAATGGGCGTGGGGCTGTTCTTCATCACCCCCTGGATCGCGCTTAACAATCTCTACGGCATGAGGCCACGTCAGCTGACCATTATCGACGGTGGATATGCAAGCCTCGCCTGCAGCATCATGGGAGCGGTTCTGGCGCTGATATGACTCTGAGTGTTGTACCAAAGCAAAAGGCCGCTGCTGATGCCGCGGCCTTTTCCCACTCAACGCCCACTCCCAAAGCGATCGCCAGTGATACTCGCAATAGTTGCGCTTACCTTTGTGTATCCAATCGACGGCCACACAGGCAACGCTCATGATTTTAAAATCTTTTTAAAACGCAAGCGAAGTACGGAGCTGCGCTTTGTTTAGCTGTAGACCGATTCTTTTCCAAAATGCTTGGTCAGCATGTAGTACACAACTGCGCGATACTTGTTGCGTTCTGATTTTCCGTAAGTCTCCACGACCAGGTTGATCGCCTCCATCAGCTCCGGCCCATCGCTTAGACCCAGCTTCTTGATCAAGAAGTTGTTCTTCACGGTTTCCAGCTCTTCGGGTTGACTGGCGGCAACGGTGGAGGCGTCCGCATTGTAGATCGCCGGACCACAGCCGATTGTCACCTTGGTCAAAAGATCCATGTCTGGCGTCACGCCACATTTGTTCTGCAGATCAGCCGCATATTGCGCAATCAGCTCATCTCGTTTGCCCATCGCTTCACTCTCCCATTCTGGACGTGTTCTTACATTCAGCATTACTGAATTTTTACGGTAGGCAGGTTTTGACATGCGACAAAGGGTATTTCTGCGCCCAAAACATCAAAAATGAGCTCCGGCTCACGTCACGAGAGCGCATCTCGACAAATTATCCTCAAGCCGTTACCAAGAAAAACCCGGCACACAGGCCGGGGTTTTCCAAATCATCAAATGAGACACGATCAGTAACGATAGTGCTCCGGCTTGAACGGACCTTCGGGCTTCACACCGATGTAAGCCGCTTGTTCGGGTGTCAGCTTGGTCAGCTTTGCACCGACGCGCTCCAGATGGAGGGCTGCCACTTTCTCGTCGAGGTGCTTGGGCAGAATATAGACCTTGTTGTCATATTGATCGCCACGGGTCCAAAGCTCGATCTGCGCCAGCACCTGATTGGTGAAGGATGCAGACATCACAAACGACGGATGCCCGGTTGCATTCCCGAGGTTCAGCAGACGCCCCTCAGAGAGGAGAATGATCCGATTGCCCGAGGGCATCTCGACCATATCCACCTGATCTTTAATGTTGGTCCACTTGTGGTTCTTCAGGTTTGCGACCTGAATTTCATTGTCGAAGTGACCGATGTTGCCGACGATGGCCATATCCTTCATCTCGCGCATATGCTCGATGCGCAGGATGTCTTTGTTGCCGGTGGTGGTGATGAAGATGTCGGCGTCCAGCGCCTCCTCCAAGAGTACCACCTCGTAACCGTCCATGGCCGCCTGAAGGGCACAGATAGGATCTGCTTCGGTTACTTTCACGCGTGCACCAGCACCGCTGAGGGACGCCGCAGAACCTTTGCCCACGTCACCGTAACCACAGACAACGGCAACCTTGCCCGCCATCATGGTATCGGTGGCGCGACGGATACCGTCCACGAGGCTCTCTTTGCAGCCGTATTTGTTGTCAAATTTCGACTTGGTAACGGAGTCGTTTACGTTGATCGCCGGGAAGGGAAGTTGGCCCTGTTTGACAAGCTCGTAAAGACGGTGAACGCCGGTGGTTGTCTCCTCGGAAACGCCTTTGATCTGGTCGCGCATCTTGGTGAACCAGCCCGGAGACTGCTCCATCCGCTTTTTGATCTGCGCCTTGATGACTTCTTCTTCTTCGGAGGTGGGAACCGAAATGATGTCTTCTCCGGCCTCTGCCCGTGCGCCCAGCAGGATATAGAGCGTCGCGTCGCCGCCGTCATCGAGGATCAGGTTCGGGCCTTCGGGGAATTGGAAAGACCTGTCGAGGTAGTCCCAATGCTCTTCGAGGCTCTGGCCTTTGATTGCAAAGACCGGAATACCTGCCTCGGCGATCACCGCGGCTGCGTGGTCTTGGGTCGAGAAGATATTGCAGGATGCCCAGCGCACATCTGCGCCCAGCGCCACCAGCGTCTCAATCAGGACGGCCGTCTGAATCGTCATGTGCAGCGAGCCAACGATACGGGAGCCTTTCAGCGGCTTTTCTTCACCATATTCCTTGCGCAACGCCATCAGGCCCGGCATTTCAGTTTCTGCAATGTCCAGCTCTTTGCGGCCAAAGCCCGCCAGCGAGATGTCCTTGACGATATAGTCTCCGGCCATTTTTTGCTCCGTTTGAGATTTCCACAGGATTCTTGGGTGTGGAGGTAACACCGCAAAGGTTGATAAGCAACGAAGATGGGGCTGGGGGACCTACACCCCGGTGGATCATCGCGCAGCTTTCGCTGTTGTTTTTTTGGCTTGCCTGACCTTGAAAGCTCAAACTCTGCATCCGGGGCTAGCGAGCTGCATCAGGACCTACCTCTACCTTGGACTGCAGGTTTGCAACCACACGGCAGGAAGAGTAGCTAGAGCCCAGCAAGACAAACATGGACCAGATCATGCCTGCAAAATCCCCCCGCGCCTGGCAACGTATGCTTTCCGGGCGACGTCTTGATTTGCTGGATCCCACGCCAGTCGACATAGAAATCGAGGACATTGCGCATGGGCTGGCCTTTGTGGCGCGCTGGAACGGACAGACGCGAGGCGATTTTGCCTATTCGGTGGCAGAGCACTCGCTGCTTGTTGAGGAACTGCACGGTCGCATGTTTCCCAAAGCCCCGATCAAGTGGAAACTCGCAGCCCTCCTGCATGACGCGCCAGAGTATGTGATCGGCGATATGATCTCCCCTGTCAAAGCCGCTGTTGGCCCGGGCTACGGGGAGCTTGATGACCGCCTGACTTCCGCGATCCACATCCGCTTTGGCCTGCCCGCTTCGCTTCCCAAGACTGTGAAAGCGCAAATCAAACGCGCGGACAAAGTCTCAGCATGGATGGAAGCAGTTCAGATCGCGGGGTTTTCCGAAGCCGAGGCGACAAAGTTCTTTGGCAGACCCAATCCAGACTTGATCGAAGGGCTTGATATCCATTTGCGCCCGCCTGTGGAGGTGCGCCGGGATTTTGTCAGTCGCCACGAAGCCTTGCTGAAGCTGTTGTAAAGTTAGCCGTCGTTTTGCGCAGCGGCGCGAGCCTGCCTGCGGGCGTGTCTTGCTGCGCGACGGGCGCGACGCTCCGCCCGTTCCTTTTCCTCGCGCGCCTTGCGAAACGCGGGGGACTCGACAAAGCGATCACTTTTAATGCCTTTGTCTTTGAGCACCTGATTGCGCGCGGCGTCATCCAGCACCGGCCAGTTTTTCCCACCCGAAATAAAGCCTGCCTCGTGGAGCGCCCGGCCGATAACAGAATGATCCAGTTCCCCAAAGCTCAGACGGCTGGAGCGTTGATTGTTCTTGGGCACCCATTCCGTGCGTAATGCACCAATCACCAAGGGGTCGCACTTGCAGAAGTAACGTACGTTGTCGGTCAACAGCGTATGCGCGGTGGATTTGCGCCGCAGAACCATCGCAACCTTCTGATCGGGCCGCCCCACCATTGCATAAAGATGCAGCGCGGAACCATCAGCCGCGATCACCTTGCGCGCCGCCTTGTAGCGCGCCAGCTGCTCCGACAGGGTATGTTCCTGTGGGTGGAAAATCTCGTAGCCCTCCGCCGCGAGGAAGGCTTCCATCTGCTCTTCGCCCAACAGCCCGCCCTTGCCGAGCCCCAGCTTGGAGCGTGAGATGTAGATCTTCTCCGGCCCCTCGGGTTTGATGTCGCGCGCAAAACGGGCATGGATCGCGTTGCGGTACTTGGGCGTTGCCTCGGTAATCCTCCCAAGGCCAAACCCCTGCCCGGGGATCACAAGTTCCTCAACCAGAGACGGATCCGCTGCAACGCGGATTGGCAGGTCCCTCTGCATGAGATCGACGAATTCGGCCTGAAACCCGCGCACCTGATCTCTGACGGCGGGGCGTTTTGGAATGAACAACACCCCATCCACCGGCGCATCCAGTTCTGACAGCGCCCAGAGACGGGCGGTGCTTTCGACCAGAAAGTGCCCGAAATGCGCCCATAGCACGCCACCCCACAGCCAACGTCCAGAGATTTTTTCCGCAAACTCCGAGGGTTTTGGAGGTTCTGTCGTGATGGGTCGATGCCTGCGCCACAAGGCACCCTCAGCACAATAGCTGCCGTCCTCGCGCAAAAGACCGGCGGCCTGCACGAGGTTGCTCTCGACCGGAGGCACCACCGTCACATTGCGCAGCACCGAGATGCTTTCCGACCAGCCGCCCTCCGGCGAGGGAGGCGTGGTCGGTGCCGGGTGTTCAGTTGCGCACATCCGGTGGCTTACCTTGGGCTGCGCTTGGCTAGGATGCGTTGCAGGGTCCGACGGTGCATATTCAAACGCCGCGCTGTTTCAGACACGTTCCGATCGCAGAGCTCATACACGCGCTGGATATGTTCCCAGCGGACACGATCAGCGCTCATCGGGTTTTCAGGGGGCGGGGGCAATGCGTCATCACCAGCCAGAAGAGCATTGGTAATGTCCGTCGCATCCGCGGGCTTCGACAGATAATCGGTCGCACCAATCTTGACTGCAGCAACAGCCGTTGCAATTGCGCCATACCCGGTCAGGACGACGATGCGGCTGTCGGGGCGTTTTTCCCGCAGGACTTCGACGACATCGAGCCCATTGCCATCCTCAAGCCGCAGATCCACAACCGCATATGCTGGCGGACGTGCCGAGACAATAGCCTGACCCGCAGCAACGCAATCGGCTGTCTCCACTGCAAAGCCGCGTTTCTCCATCGCTTTTGCAAGGCGGCGCAGAAACGGTTCATCGTCATCCACCAAGAGGAGCGAGGGATCAGGTCCGATCTCGGACTGAACTGCTTCGGCCATTCACTTTCCTTCCAGCGTCAAGCGCATTTGTGTTCAGAGATATACGCCCCGTGACGGAAACGTCAAACCTCTGCCAGATCTCAGCTGTTGTCGATAAAACAGGCGACACGGTCCGCCATCTGCTCTGGCGACACGTCCCGGCGGAAAAAGTCCACAAAACCGTGTTCGGGCAACACGAGGTAGGACATGGTGGTGTGATCTACGAGATAGTAGTCCTCGTCCCCTTCCTGCGCCTTGTAATAGGTCTTGTAAGCCTGGCTTGCGGCCTTGACCTGCTCGGGGGATCCGGTGAGACCGATCATCTTCTCATGCAGGTTAAAGGCAAAGTCACCGACCACTTCGGGGGTGTCGCGCTTGGGATCGATCGAAATGAACACCGGGGTCGTCGAATAGCCCCGATCCGCCAGTACATCCACAGCCTCGGCGTTACGCGCGGTGTCCAGCGGGCAAACATCAGGGCAGAACGTGTAGCCAAAATACAGAATCGAAGGCTCGGTGATCACATCCTTGTCGGTCACGGTCTCACCTTTGGCGTTCACCAGCTCAAACGGCCCCCCGATCGCCGCGCTGCCGCCTGCAACAGCACTGGCTCGGCACTGCGCAAATGCATCGTCAGATGCGCCGCCCCGCAGGGTCAAATACCAAACGCCGCCCAAAAGAGCCGCGACACTGGCAAACGCCAGAATTGCGATATTTCTCATCATGTCTCGTTTCCTCACAGACCTGAACGGGTCGAGGCACAGGGAAGTCGCACCTCTGTTGATCCCGGTTGGCGCTAGACCTATCAACAATTACCGGTGATGCAACGGGAGCAAACGTCACATGAGCGAGACCACCCTTGGGTTGATGAGCGGCCAGAAACGCAGCCATTGGGTGCGCCTGCGTACTCTGATCGTTTTGCGCTGGGTTGCAATCATTGGCCAGGCCACCGCAATTGGTGTTGCCCAGACCCAATATGACCTGCAGCTTTCGCTCTGGCCTTGCTATCTTGCAATCGGCGTTTCCGCCCTGGCCAACCTGGTGGCATGGATCGTTTTTCCTGAAAACAAGCGTCTGACGGAATTTCAAAACTTCCTGATGGTTCTCTTTGATCTGCTGCAGCTGTGCTTTCTGCTGTACATGACCGGAGGGCTCAACAATCCATTTGCCCTTCTGGTGCTGGGGCCTGTGACCGTTTCCGCCTCGGTGATGCGATTGCGCTCGACGCTGATTATCGGGACAAGCGCCGTCATTCTCGTGACGCTATTGGTTCCGTGGCATGTGCCGCTTCAAACAGCCGCAGGTGAAATCCTGAAGATGCCCGTGCTTTTTGTGTTTGGTCACTGGTGTGCTTTGGTCATCGCGATCCTGTTCATGGGGGCCTATTCCTATCGCATCAGTGCAGAAATTCGCTCCATGTCCGATGCGCTTGCCGCGACGCAGCTGGCACTCTCTCGCGAGCAGAAACTGACAGACCTCGGTGGAGTCGTTGCCGCCGCCGCGCATGAGTTGGGCACCCCTTTGGCCACTATTAAGCTAACGAGTTCAGAACTTATCGAAGAGCTGGACCAAAATCCGGAACTACAAGACGACGCGCGCCTCATCCGCGAACAGGCCGACCGCTGCCGCGATATCCTGCGCAGCATGGGACGGGCAGGCAAGGATGACCTGCACCTGCGCCAGACGCCTCTGTCAGCACTGGTACATGAAGCGGCCGAACCACATTTTGAGCGTGGCAAGGAAATCCGACTGAGCGAGCACCCCGCCGAGGGTGACGCTCTGAACCAGCCAAGTGTTCTGCGCAAACCCGAGATCATTCACGGGCTGCGCAACCTCGTACAAAACGCCGTTGATTTTGCGCAGTCAAAAGTCTGGATCGAACTGCACTGGAGCGCAGAGACCATCACCGTGCGGATCAGCGATGATGGCAACGGGTTCCCGGGACATTTGATCGGGCGTTTGGGGGACCCTTTCATGCGCCGCCGCGCCCCCCACGCAGAGCGCGGCAACCGCCCGGAGTACGAAGGCATGGGGCTTGGCCTGTTTATCGCCAAGACCCTGCTGGAGCGCACAGGGGCACGGCTGAAATTCCTGAACGGTCGTGATGTCGCCATGTCGCCGGACCTCTCGCCGGCACAAAGGGGCGCTCTGGTGATCGTGACATGGCCCCGGCGCAAGATCGATGCCGTAAGCGGTGACACCCCTGTGCCGACCGGAGAAAATATTCCGATACAGTTTTAACTATTCACTTTTGGGAAACCAGTTAAACTTCACTTAACCATTGTCATGGAAACTCAACGCAAGGAGAAATAGCGAGGCTGTGTCCATGCAAGAATTGATGTCCGTCGAGTGGTTCATTCTGGTGACCCTCTGCATCGCCAGCGCAGCGGTTGCGGTCTGGTTTCTGAACCCCAAGGCCGAGGCCAAGGGGATGGAGCACGAATTGCTGATCGCCGATGGCCGCACGGATGCGGTTTTCCTATTTGACGACCAGACGCTGATTGCCTGGTCATCGGGCGCGCGCAAGTTCCTCGATGACAATGCCGAAGATTTCAGTTGGGGCAAGCTGCGGGACAAGCTGTCGCGCTCCTACCCGGGCCTACCGCAGTCACCCGGTTTCCTGCGCGATGTCGGCTCCCTGACACTATCTGGCACTGCAGAGGCAGACAACCGCGAGGCCCATTGCGAATGGATCGACGGCGTTACCCGTATTCAGCTGCGCCGCGCCGCCTCGGACATCGGCCACGTCGGCGATGATCAGGAACTGACCACCCTGCGTGCAGCCGTGCATCAGGCCCCCTACCCCGTTTGGCTGCAATCCGATGATGCCCGCGTCACCTGGACCAACCTTGCCTACGATCGTCTGAACCAGAAAATCCGTGGCCGCGGCAATGATACCTCTGCACCTCTGTTTCCAAACCTCGACGCGCCGATGAACAGCGGTCGCGCGGAACGGATCTCCATCGAGCTGCCGGAAACCGACAAGAAGCTCTGGTATAATGTCTCCACCACCGAGACCGAAGCCGGTTGGCTCTGTCATGCCATGGACGTCAACGCCGTGGTGGATGCTGAGATCGCGCAACGCAACTTTGTGCAGACGCTGGCAAAAACCTTTGCGCAGCTTTCCATCGGCCTTGCGATCTTTGACCGCAACCGCCAACTGGTCCTGTTCAACCCCGTCTTGATCGACCTCACCGCCCTGCCGGCGAGTTTTCTGAGCTCGCGCCCCAACATGATGTCCTTCTTTGACCGCCTGCGCGACCAACGCATGATGCCGGAACCAAAGAACTACTCGAGCTGGCGTCACCAGATGGCGGATCTCCTGGAGGCTGCCGCCGAGGGCCGCTATCAGGAAACATGGTCTTTGCCCTCCGGGTCGGTCTATTCGGTCTCTGGCCGTCCACATCCTGATGGGGCCATCGCCTTTCTGTTTGAAGACATCACCGCCGAAATCACTCTGACCCGTCAGTTCCGCTCTGAACTGGAGTTAGGCCAGTCGATCCTCGATCATATCGACGACGCCTTTGCGGTCTTCGGCGCCGACGGTAGCATGGTCTATTCCAACACCGCCTACCACACGATGTGGAAAACCGACCCCGACGCAAGCTTTGCCAAAATCACCATCACCGATGCCTGCCGCACCTGGCAGGAGCTCTCGGGACCAACCCCAACCTGGGGTGAAGTGCGCGACTTTGTAGCCGGTGGCACCAGTGATCGTTCTGATTGGTGGTCTCGCGTGGACATGCGCAACGGTGAGCAGTTGCTCTGCCGCGTGCAGTCGCTCCAGAACGGCTCCGTTATGGTCCGTTTCCAGCAGATCGACCTGCCGCTGGCGCCGCCAGAACAAGAGCGTTTCGCCGTCCTCAAGGATAGCTGAACCCGCTTGCGGAGCCTCGCGCTGAACGTCATTGTGGCGCCATGACACAACGCTCTGCGACTTTCAGGCTGCCCAGCAGCGACGCAACCACAGAATTGGCTCGACACATCGCCCGGATCCTCGTTCCGGGCGATGTTGTCTTGCTCCAGGGCCCAATCGGCGCCGGAAAAACGCATTTCGCCCGCAGCCTGATCCAATCTCTGATGGAGGTGCCAGAAGACGTCCCCTCCCCTACGTTCACGCTGGTGCAAGTCTACAATGTCGCCACAGGAGAGCTTTGGCATGCCGATCTCTACCGGCTCTCGCATGTAGATGAGGTCGAGGAGCTAGGGCTTTTGGCGGCATTTGAGGACGCGATCTGCCTGATTGAATGGCCCGAGAAACTCGAAGATCTGCGCCCCGCGTCAGCACTGACAATGGAGCTCTCTTTAGACGAGGACCATGACGACGCCCGGATGGCCGAACTCATGTGGACTGACGCCTCTTGGGACGCGCGACTGGAAGGAATTGCGCCATGACATCTCGCGAGGACGAAATCAGAGATTTTCTGGCCACCCATGGCTATGCGGACTGGAACCGCACCCCACTGGCCGGAGATGCCTCCAGCCGTCGCTACCAGCGGCTGCGCTCTCCAACTGGGGCCAAGGCGGTCTTGATGGACTGGTCCCCAGAGGAAGGCGGCGACACGCAACCGTTTGTGGATCTCGCCCAATACCTGCGCAATCTCGATATCTCCGCTCCAGAGATTTATGCCGAGGAACACGCGAGGGGCTTGCTGTTGATTGAGGACCTGGGCGACGCCTTGTTTACGGAGGTCATTAACAACGACCCGGCGCAGGAAATGCCGCTCTATCGCGCTGCTGTAGATCTGCTGATACATCTGCACGACGCGCAAACTCCGGAGCTGGCGCGACTTGACCCAGAGACCCTGAGCGAGATGACCCGCCTTGCTTTCAGCGAGTATCGCTATGCAATCCTCGGAGATGCGGCAGAAGACAATCGGAAGCGATTTGAACACCGGTTTGCGCAAATCCTGAGCGCGCAACTTGAGGGCGACATGGTCTTTGTCCACCGCGACTTTCACGCCCAAAACCTGCTGTGGTTGCCGGAGCGCGAAGGCCTCGCTCGCGTCGGAGTGATCGATTTCCAGGATGCCAAACTCGGCCACCGTGCCTATGATCTCGTCTCACTTTTGCAGGATGCGCGCCGCGATGTTCCTGCCCAAGTCGAAGCACAGATGATAGACCACTATATTCAAGCCACAGGCGTCGATGAGAGCCATTTTCGCAGCGCCTACGCGGTCATCGCAGTGCAGAGGAACATGCGCATTCTCGGGATTTTTGCGCGGCTATCGCAACGCTTTGGCAAGCGTCACTACATCGAGTTCGTGCCCCGGGTCTGGGCGCATTTTGAACGCGGGTTGGCCCACCCTGCCCTTGCGAGCGCGGCAGAAGAGATCCTGAATGCCCTGCCCGCACCGGCGCCCGAGGTCCTAGAAAGGCTCCGCGCATGACCGCTCCCAATGTCGTTATGATCTTTGCCGCCGGTTTTGGGACCCGCATGGGGGCGCTTACGGCCGATAAGCCCAAGCCTATGATCGACCTTTGCGGACGCCCGCTGATAGATCATGCGCTGACACTGGCACACGCGCTCAATCCCGAACGGGTGGTAATCAACACGCATTACAAGGCTGAGGTTCTCGAGCGTCACCTTGAGGGCCGTGATGTGCTCATCAGTCATGAGGACAAGGAGATTCTCGACACTGGAGGCGGGCTCAAACTGGCGCGCGCGCTGCTTGATGCCTCCGTCAGCTATACGTTGAACCCGGATGTCGCATGGCGCGGACCAAACCCGCTCAGCGTGCTCCGCGACGCATGGCGCCCGGCAGACATGGATGCACTGTTGCTGTGTGTGCCGACCGCGCGTGCCGTTGGACGCTTGGGTTCGGGTGATTTTTCAACAGACTCGCGGGGTTGTATCCGACGCGGCGGAGATATGGTCTATACCGGTGCACAGATCATATCGCTCGACACATTGGATCGGGTGTCAGAAAGCGCCTTTTCTCTCAATGCGATATGGGATCAGCTGATTCCAGAGGGCCGAGCAACCGCCGTGGAATATCCGGGCCACTGGTGTGACGTTGGCCGCCCTGAAGGGCTCAAGTTGGCTGAAGAAATGATTGCAGAATAAGATGTTTGATCCGTCTCAAACCAAACCCAGGCTGTTTGCGGTCCCTTGTGGTGTAGATTTCCCACGCGCACTTTATGACGGACTCACTGCCCGTTTTGCCGATGCCCTCCCGGAAGAGTTGGCACGGGTCGAGTTGATCCTCAACACGGAACGCATGCAACGCCGCGTGCGGCAGTTGTTTGACGCAGGACCAGCGCGTCTCTTGCCTCGCATCTCGCTCCTGTCGGGATTGAACAAAGAAGCAAATCTACGTGGCCTGCCACCTGCACTGCCTCCGCTGCGCCGCCGTCTGGAGCTTTCGCAGTTGATCGCAAAGCTACTGGATGCGCAGCCCGATTTGGCTGCTCGCGCCTCGCTTTACGATCTTTCCGACAGCCTGGCCGAATTGATCGACGAGATGCAGAGTGAAGGCGTGAGCACCGATCAGATCCGCGCGCTTGATGTGTCTGATATGTCCGGGCACTGGAAACGGGCGCAGGACTTCATCGGCATCGCGGATCAATTTGTGGACATGCACGAAGGTGCGCTCGACGTGAATGCCCGGCAGCGGCAGGTTGTGATGGATCTGATCGCAGAATGGGAACAGACGCCACCAACGCATCCCATCATTTTGGCAGGCTCAACCGGGTCTCGGGGCACGACGCTTCTTCTGATGGAGGCGATTGCTCGCCTACCACAGGGCGCGGTCGTCTTGCCGGGATTTGATTTTGACCAGCCAGAACCCGTCTGGGAGAGCCTGACAGATGGGTTGGTTGCGGAAGATCATCCGCAATACCGGTTTCACAAACTGATGCGCGACCTTGATCTACGCCCCTCGGATATTTGCCGCTGGGTTGATACAACGCCCCAATCTCCTGCTCGCAATCGGTTGATTTCTCTCGCACTTCGCCCAGCTCCGGTGACGGATGCCTGGATGAGTGAAGGCCCCTACCTCAAAGATCTGGACCAAGCCACAGAGGCGCTGACGCTGGTGGAGGCCGCAAATCCCCGAAGCGAAGCCTTGGCTATCGCTTTGCGCCTGCGTCAGGCAGCCGAGGACGGTCAGACCGCAGCCCTGATCACGCCCGACCGCATGCTGACACGCCAGGTCTCTGCCGCGCTGGATCGCTGGGACATTCTGCCAGACGATTCTGCGGGATTGCCGCTTCAATTGTCGCCCCCTGGACGGTTTCTGCGACATGTGGCCGATCTGTTTTGTCGCCCTCTTCAGGCCGATATGTTGCTCACGCTTCTCAAGCATCCGCTCACCCATTCCGGCGCGGAGCGAGGTCTGCATTTGCTGCACACCCGTGATCTGGAGCTCCATATGCGCCGCAACGGACCGCCCTTCCCGGACTGCGAGAGCCTCAGTGCCTTTGGGAGCACGCGCGATTTGCAGCCGGGTTGGTCAGATTGGCTAGCGCAGAGCTTTGCCGGTCGAGATCGGACGGGCACGCGCGCCCTGAGTGACTGGGTGTCAGATTTGCGTGAGACCGCCGAAGGGATCGCAGCAGGATCGCAGGTCGGCGGCACGGGCGAGCTCTGGGACAAAAAAGCAGGGAACGCAGCGCGCGACGTTCTTGAGGAATTGCAGGCACAATCACCTCACGGTGGCGACATGACCGCGCGCGATTTTGCAGACCTCCTGGGCGCACTCTTGTCGCAGGGCGAGGTGCGGGATCGCGATGCGCCATATGGATCCATTATGATCTGGGGCACGCTCGAGGCCCGCGTGCAAGGCGCCGATCTTGTTATCCTCGGTGGTCTCAACGAGGGGAGCTGGCCAGAAGCCGCGCGTCCTGATCCCTGGCTCAATCGTAAATTGCGCCACGAGGCAGGCCTTTTGCTGCCAGAGCGGCGCATTGGCCTATCCGCACATGATTTT
This window contains:
- a CDS encoding DUF1761 domain-containing protein, with protein sequence MEILSVIAATIAAFVAGAAYYGALAEPWMAASGVERDENGKPKGGQNPSVFAFAFLCQLVVAGMMRHVFSLSGIETLGAGLLAGMGVGLFFITPWIALNNLYGMRPRQLTIIDGGYASLACSIMGAVLALI
- a CDS encoding DUF2853 family protein, with the protein product MGKRDELIAQYAADLQNKCGVTPDMDLLTKVTIGCGPAIYNADASTVAASQPEELETVKNNFLIKKLGLSDGPELMEAINLVVETYGKSERNKYRAVVYYMLTKHFGKESVYS
- the ahcY gene encoding adenosylhomocysteinase, giving the protein MAGDYIVKDISLAGFGRKELDIAETEMPGLMALRKEYGEEKPLKGSRIVGSLHMTIQTAVLIETLVALGADVRWASCNIFSTQDHAAAVIAEAGIPVFAIKGQSLEEHWDYLDRSFQFPEGPNLILDDGGDATLYILLGARAEAGEDIISVPTSEEEEVIKAQIKKRMEQSPGWFTKMRDQIKGVSEETTTGVHRLYELVKQGQLPFPAINVNDSVTKSKFDNKYGCKESLVDGIRRATDTMMAGKVAVVCGYGDVGKGSAASLSGAGARVKVTEADPICALQAAMDGYEVVLLEEALDADIFITTTGNKDILRIEHMREMKDMAIVGNIGHFDNEIQVANLKNHKWTNIKDQVDMVEMPSGNRIILLSEGRLLNLGNATGHPSFVMSASFTNQVLAQIELWTRGDQYDNKVYILPKHLDEKVAALHLERVGAKLTKLTPEQAAYIGVKPEGPFKPEHYRY
- a CDS encoding HD domain-containing protein, with protein sequence MPAKSPRAWQRMLSGRRLDLLDPTPVDIEIEDIAHGLAFVARWNGQTRGDFAYSVAEHSLLVEELHGRMFPKAPIKWKLAALLHDAPEYVIGDMISPVKAAVGPGYGELDDRLTSAIHIRFGLPASLPKTVKAQIKRADKVSAWMEAVQIAGFSEAEATKFFGRPNPDLIEGLDIHLRPPVEVRRDFVSRHEALLKLL
- a CDS encoding glycosyltransferase family 61 protein codes for the protein MCATEHPAPTTPPSPEGGWSESISVLRNVTVVPPVESNLVQAAGLLREDGSYCAEGALWRRHRPITTEPPKPSEFAEKISGRWLWGGVLWAHFGHFLVESTARLWALSELDAPVDGVLFIPKRPAVRDQVRGFQAEFVDLMQRDLPIRVAADPSLVEELVIPGQGFGLGRITEATPKYRNAIHARFARDIKPEGPEKIYISRSKLGLGKGGLLGEEQMEAFLAAEGYEIFHPQEHTLSEQLARYKAARKVIAADGSALHLYAMVGRPDQKVAMVLRRKSTAHTLLTDNVRYFCKCDPLVIGALRTEWVPKNNQRSSRLSFGELDHSVIGRALHEAGFISGGKNWPVLDDAARNQVLKDKGIKSDRFVESPAFRKAREEKERAERRARRAARHARRQARAAAQNDG
- a CDS encoding ActR/PrrA/RegA family redox response regulator transcription factor, producing the protein MAEAVQSEIGPDPSLLLVDDDEPFLRRLAKAMEKRGFAVETADCVAAGQAIVSARPPAYAVVDLRLEDGNGLDVVEVLREKRPDSRIVVLTGYGAIATAVAAVKIGATDYLSKPADATDITNALLAGDDALPPPPENPMSADRVRWEHIQRVYELCDRNVSETARRLNMHRRTLQRILAKRSPR
- a CDS encoding SCO family protein → MMRNIAILAFASVAALLGGVWYLTLRGGASDDAFAQCRASAVAGGSAAIGGPFELVNAKGETVTDKDVITEPSILYFGYTFCPDVCPLDTARNAEAVDVLADRGYSTTPVFISIDPKRDTPEVVGDFAFNLHEKMIGLTGSPEQVKAASQAYKTYYKAQEGDEDYYLVDHTTMSYLVLPEHGFVDFFRRDVSPEQMADRVACFIDNS
- the regB gene encoding sensor histidine kinase RegB; translated protein: MSETTLGLMSGQKRSHWVRLRTLIVLRWVAIIGQATAIGVAQTQYDLQLSLWPCYLAIGVSALANLVAWIVFPENKRLTEFQNFLMVLFDLLQLCFLLYMTGGLNNPFALLVLGPVTVSASVMRLRSTLIIGTSAVILVTLLVPWHVPLQTAAGEILKMPVLFVFGHWCALVIAILFMGAYSYRISAEIRSMSDALAATQLALSREQKLTDLGGVVAAAAHELGTPLATIKLTSSELIEELDQNPELQDDARLIREQADRCRDILRSMGRAGKDDLHLRQTPLSALVHEAAEPHFERGKEIRLSEHPAEGDALNQPSVLRKPEIIHGLRNLVQNAVDFAQSKVWIELHWSAETITVRISDDGNGFPGHLIGRLGDPFMRRRAPHAERGNRPEYEGMGLGLFIAKTLLERTGARLKFLNGRDVAMSPDLSPAQRGALVIVTWPRRKIDAVSGDTPVPTGENIPIQF